The following DNA comes from Poecilia reticulata strain Guanapo linkage group LG16, Guppy_female_1.0+MT, whole genome shotgun sequence.
ttttatttatggtttagGAATATCTGAACTTTAACACACTTATGAGGACAGAAAATTACTGAATGTGGTTTTCTTGGCTCTGGGTACTTGATGAAATCCATGAAGGAGATGCAAGTGTTTTGATAGTCGAGTGATCAGAAATTAGCATGATTACACAAAAAGCATTCAGAGGTCAATGTCTCGCTTCAGTTTAATTAAGGACTCCTCTAATTTAATTGTTTGCTTCAGACATTCATTGCTGTTGAAAATTGTTGTAATAATGCTATGGAAGATCATCTAATACATTacagctgaaacgattaatccgattaatcgttagGTTTTAATCAACTTCAGGGATATTAAGTCCAAGATGATTTCATTCATGTACTTCAACTCTCTTGTTGATTACATGTTGTAAGAATGAAGCTTTGTGTTGGTGGACAAACCTGTTTGGTGACGTCGACCCTCCAGGGGTCAACCTGCAGGCCGTCACACCAGCCTCCTCGCCCATACAGCCATGTGCCGTGTTCATTCGGTACGGCGCCGTCTTTTACCCGCATTGTGCAACCAAGAGCCGTTCCTGTGTcacaattaaaacacattaatgcACAGCAACTCGTGCAGAACTCACTTCATGACCAGTTTTGCACAGGATTTTAAGCAATTGACAatttgatgattaatcagatttttaatttaacttatgcttattttatacaactttagaaatacaattaaagatccaaataaacaatacaattcatttttaaataagaaaataaacattttgctgcataAAATTTAATAGCAGCCTTAAGTGTACAGTTGATTATTTGCAGCTAAAGATATTTCTACCATCAACATGCTGAAAGCTGATAAGTCTGCTCGACTTATCAATACCGAGTAGGGCTCATATGatgattattgttttaattaaaaataatagcaTACATCATtgtttagatcagtgtttctcagccCTGGTCATCagcgcccccctgctctgcatgttttagatgtgcctctattccagaacagctgattcaaatgactgcatgaccatcaattactgcagaagcctgttaatcacccagagatacaattcaggtgtctggcagaagggaaacacctaaaacatgcaggacaggggggcctgaggaccaggGCTGAGAAATACTGGTTCAGATTAATAATAATGGATATGTATATCCATTTAGTggctaacaaaataaaaaataattatcaataataataataataataataaataaaaccaaatcttTGTTACTATTATGGTGGCcacttttgtttctcttgattgaaaaactgaaaatgtgtcaaattcTGATTTAGAGCTTAACCTCTATGAAtaaccatttaaaaaatgagctaAAACTGCATTCAGAAGTGGAGGATAATTATtgatctgaatttttttttaacttactgATCACTTCCTAGTGTTATAATATaaacaataaactgaatttCAAAATGTAGGTAATAAGATTAAAAATAGCTGAGGTTTGCTTAAACACTGTGCTTGTTTCATTACTTATTCTGCATCTATTGATGAaacattattcattttaatcaagtatttggttaaaaagtgtctttgtgaGATTTCTTACCTGCTGTGTCAAACGTGTGAGTGTTGTTGTGAACGCCGTTGATCAGGAAATGGTGGGAGGTGACGCAGAACTCCCCGCAGCCGTTCTCGTCGCTGCCATGGCCCGTAATAACGGCATAAAGCTCCACCTGAAACCAACCACAGCTGGTGAGACACTCCAGACAGGAAGGGTGTAAAAAAGCCCTTGACACCATCTGGTACCTTCTTAGTGGATGAAGGAATGAGGATCTTCGTTGGCTGGTACCTCTTGTTGTAGTCTTTGTCAAAGGTTCCCCCGCTGAACAGAGGCGTCACTTTGAATGGATGAAACTTGGCCACGTCTTCACCTGTGATACCAAATATTTGTATCCATTACACAAATATACTTTTAGTTCAGGACAAATAAACTgtgctaaaaatatttactgatttttCAGCTTCCATTCAACatcaaatgtgacaaaagatTTTATCTCTGATTTAGAAATAAGTGAAAATGGagatacataaatattttataaaggtGATTTATTATGCtttcttgaacaggttaggatacaTCTATGGACGgcacaaaacatgttaattaaaTTTGCGCAAAATCAATcttggataatgagattttagtctgatcagttctgtATTTtggggcgtcttgtcactttaaatccaaataagctgctgctggccacacccccaACTCTACTTGCATTTGAAAACGGATGCATAATTTTCCAactatacatctttgaaaagcagaagtggagcctcctgtacaaccaacaaaagtgcaacaataaaacacgTGTCATTTCCAGCAGCCTTTGaacagcgcatacagcggtaaaactaGTTGACCAAACTTCCTAGAGCactgctttggttgctaggtaatggggcTGGGctcgctggggttgctaggtaacaacgCAGTGCCCTTAGAATGTGACTTAAGgaggtttaaaatgtaaaaatgtatttggtaaaaaagctactcaagtactgaataattgatcaaaacatcaatcatCTAATATCTAAAATTAccttagatcaggggtgtcaaactccagtcctgaagggccgctgtcctgcagtttttagatgtgcYMCAGGYAYAWAACACCTGAATCRaatggcttaattacctcctcagttctccagagccttgctaatgacctaattattctattcaggtgtggtgcagcagaggcacttctaaaagttgcaggacaccggccctcgaggacgggagtttgacacccctgctttagatgGACCAGAATATTAAGtaatgtggaaatgttggtgttttaagcaaaataataaaattaattcataaaaatagcataaatacaaaataacaaaatcaggcaaaggGAAAATTGttccaaatcaatttttttcagtatataaaaaaattgtaaaactttcacaaaaactgccagtgtgtgtctggtgaatctattggtaaaaacatgtttgttcttaaTTCAGAGAAGTTACTctcagtgggtagagaatccagaaattttactctaGAGTAGCGATACTTTATGATAAAACTActaaagcaaaaggaaaatgttctgcatagtaaaaatactcctaaaagtatttCCCCTCCCAAAACTATACTGTAGTAAATATAACTGAGTAGATGCCATTATACAGCAGTAATATCAGCTGGCCAAATGAGCTctagctcagcttgggttgctaggtaacggggcagcGCCTGCTGACTTATAACATGACATttaggaggtttttgaaatgggtAATTTTCTAAATACCAAAAATTATCGTCAAAAACTGCGAGGTGGGGTTTTTCAAGCACTTGggatgtttttagaagcagtaaaaaccCAAACCGAAACATTACAAACTaggaaaatgtgagttttgcatGATGTGTCCCCTTTAAATCGACGGCTGTGTTTACCTGTGCGGTTGCTGGCGCTAAATCTGAGGTTGAGGGAGGCGACCCAGGGCATCGCCCAGGGCACCGTCTTCATGGTGAAGGTGCATTTGCTGCTGTCCAGCACAGGGATGAGAGGGGACACGTCTGTCAGCCAGTGTCCAGTCCCTCtgccaaaacaaaactgaaacttaTGTCTCACACTTCAGCAAAATAAGCAAATACACGGATACAGAGGTTTTAGTCTGCTTTTtgatatttctgtattttaaatgtgcCTTGCAAACTTGTGAATTGATataccttgaactttttcagattttgtcatgaAATGACCACAAACTTAAGCAATACTTAtttcatttagaataaaaaGATAAACTAAATCCCTTTTCTTTagcttcacaattatgcaccactttgcAACAACTAcgtttttgttgtcatttggCTCAAGAAAGTTTAAAGGGCTTTAATAATTTTCAAGAGTTATTATGGTTagaaatcataattttaaaagagAACTGTGATGTTTTCCATTTAACtcaattaagataaaaaaatggTATGCAGAGATTTATGAATAGGTGTTTGCTTagagtttaaaaattaaaaagtctaattaaaattcaacttaaaaatattttaactcaaCTTCTGCCTTCAAATAGtcattacttttatttcagcaaaagaaaaagcccattttttaaatgtgcattcATTCCTCCTCCCTTTGtgatttgtaattttacttatttattataGAAATGGTTGCATCTGATTTTAGCTGCATATTTTAGCAAACTGAAGGCTGTAAAAGATGCATTGCATCTTAAAATATCATTACATTATGACGTTTTTATGCTGTATTTCCTGTAAAATAAAGTGTTCAAATGAAAGATAATGCAGCaagaagcagcagcatgttGGAGGCGCTACCTTCGAAAGGCAGTGATCCAGCGTCCCAGCTCCGTGTTGCAGTACGGACTCAGCTGATCGCAGCAGACAAACAGCTGGACGGTGTGATCCCACTCAGCGCAGGACGAGTCCCTCCTGCCGGGACACGACAGCGACGCGTCGAGCTCCAGCGTGTCAAAGTCCCACACATCTGccaacaaaaatcacaaataaaatataaaacatgcgTCTGAAGTAAAATGCAAGagaaaaatgcatattttttcactttttgtgtccggggtttccaaacttttccaggtAATTTCTCCCAAAAGCGCATTAACCTCTGACCCGATGTGCAAATGCACAGACGATGCACCAAAAaaacactgctcaaaaaaataaatgaacacttaaacaacacaatataactccaagtaaatcaaacttctgtgaaatcaaactgtccacttaggaagcaacactgattaacaacagggaccctcgtcgggtccatcagtgttgcttcctaagtggacagtttgatttcacagaagtttgatttacttggagttatattgtgttgtttaagtgttccctttatttttttgagcagtatacatAAAGAAGCATcaactttaaaagtgttttaaattcaCAATTCAATAATTAGTACATcaatttagcataaatgctgcctcaTAATGATTTTAACTAGCCATGAGTTCTGTggtgagtttttttctctcatctttcctagaactttttgaaaaacaactttgacAAACCCCGCTTCATACGACCTAAAAACTAATCTACTGACAGATAAACTGTGCAGCCAGTCACCTTACAAGGTGGATAAACAAACTTAACAACGGTTCTCGTATCTCATAGATAGAGCTGATTATCTCACCTGCCGGCAGTTCGACTGTGGCCTCCGCTCCTTTGTCTCCTTGCATCGTGACTTTGTCAAACACTGGAATGATTTTTGCAGGactttggattttgttttgcagaccAGCAGCAAATTCAAACCTGGAGATAAAACCCCCcagtaaaaacaaagtgtgagAGAAGTTTCTCCTGTATGCTTAACTATAACACCAGCTGACAAAAGTTTAAGACCCAGGGGCAATGATCAGGCATGCTGGTGGGGGCAACATCTTTGGGTTTTGCATAAATCAACCAATGAAACATAgtgcagaatttaaaataagctccaCAGGGTTTTCTGAAGTATGCATTTCAAATGATAAACCCAAATCTATTTTAGTTTCTCTCATCAATTACAAACTATTTCAATAAGCTTACACTTTGGGCGACTCAATCAGAAGTGCAACTATCACAACAGCTGCTAcagtttcagagaaaatgaggatggatcataaaataattagattttttttttttgcaatatacagtatataaaccttttagaaataCCATAAATAATGCTATACATTTTTGGAAACAATAGATCCACCTACAGACATTACCTGTGCAAAGACTCATGCAgctgagttaaaaataaaacaaatttacagaGATTTCACTAAAAATCCAGGATAGCACATCAATGCGAGCTGTGGcaagaaggtttgctgtgtYTGTCAGCGTAGTGTCCAGAGGCTGGAGGCGCTACCAGGAGACAGGCCAGTACACCAGGAGACGTGGAGGAGGCCGTAGGAGGgcaacaacccagcagcaggGCCGCTACCTCCGCCTTTGTRCaagaaggaacaggaggagcactgccagagccctgcaaaatgacctccagcaggccacaaatgtgcatgtgttACTAATAAAAtagcatagttgtatgctctatatagagattttccttaactttgattgtatatctcacaattttgtaatttatcattgtttattaaactctgaaagtgagtggctttgttaatattctgtcccagaatgcagttagatgtgccctttttatttttttgagcacctgcccctttagtggtctctgcacagcCCTGCACACACATATATAGTACCaatttatatataaagaaaTCGGCACTACTAGAACTCCATACAATGTCTTTTTGATTTCTGTACTGCAACCATTGGGCTAAACTCAAATGTTTCTCATCAGTTTCCAGTCAAGAGTCTGACGTTTCCATGGATACCATCTATGTTTACGTTTGACTGACTGAGGGGAGACTGTGCAGTAATGAGTGGAGGGGGAAAAGTTAAAATCTGCCCCCGTTTCCAAGCCCTACAGACAGATAAAGAGTGAGTTTATTGTCCTCACCACTGAGCCTGCCAGTTGATGAAGCTAAATGATGGGTAGAGGAACCAGCCCGTCTcagccagcgccccctgctggtcaatACTGATGAAGAAATTTGGGGACGGTGTGGTCTGAAAGGAAACATTCACCAACTTTCCAGAcctacaaaaaacacaaaaacagcagagagagaggtTCAACcttaaaaatactaataattgCTAAATAATACTATAAAAAACGTTCAAATGTAATCTGTGGgttaaaaatagacaaatagaTGCATGAATAAAGTCGTACTATTATGAGAACacgaaaaaaaacaatctttgccATTGTGGTGAGGGATGTTGTGAAGTTattggttttacaaataaagaaattagtAGTTTATTACAACTTCATTCTGGTACAATTACAACTTTATTGGCGTAATTTTAGGACTGTATTCTCAAAagattatgactttattctcacatttattgtaaatttgTCATACAAGTTCATTCACGTAATCGTATCATTCATtatcatattattattatcttgAAATATTTGGACTGTATcctaataaaatgactttttgtacTATTGCCTTTTTTGATGTACaagtttattcttgtaatactaTTAGgtctttattctcatattattataactttatttctgttttttttttttactttatgtctAGTAAtgttataactttattctcatatttatttattttcttagccTTGCCCTAATCTTCCGTCAAAGTGAATTAATCTGGCCGTCCAGATTTCTGCCTCTGAAACCTTTAAAGCCAGCATCAACATTGGGAGGCTTTTAATCCCTGACCTGAGCCGGTCTTACCGGAGCGCCTGAGCGACCGAAGACTCCTGATGCACCATGGCAGCCGGGATGGCGAGAGGAAAGAAACACTCCTGTCCTTCACAGTTCATATCCTGGATCGGGTTGCCGGGGAGCGAATAGACGAGGACGCCGGACGCGTTGGATTTAGCCATGTTCCTAACCTGGAGGAACAAACTAATCAACATTAGTCACAATTTAACCCCCCGTATTACTAAAGTATATTACTAAAGTACTCGATACCATGCATTTCTTTTAGCCAACAAACTCATCTCCCATTGTTGGTTCATGATAGCATTTAATTTTGAAAGccttaaatgtttgaaaacatcTCCTCTACttgttttcatctaaaaaaaaaaatccaaatttccttatttttaggAAAACATAGCACATTGTGTCcatgtcaaatttatttcttCAGCACTTTACGGCATCAAAAGCAGCTGCTagacttttgacaggaactcggaagagggagcatgtgacccctgtcctggcctcacttcactggctgcctgtatattttaggattcattttaaaattcttttgtttgtttttaaatcactgcataatcttgccccggcttacctctctgagcttcttcacccctacgtaccttatcggtctctcaggtcagcagatcagctgctcttggaggtaccaagatccaggaggaagctcagaggggacagggctttctctgtcataggtcctaagttatggaatgacttgcctttgcaggtcagagaggccccttcactgtccacttttaaagttcgtcttaaaacccatttattttacttggcttttaactcctgcgggatctagttttagagtgtatgtttttgtttttaaactgtaagagtttttatttttatttttttattatgttgtgttttaatgtacagcactttgtatcagctgtggttgttttaaagtgctttataaataaagttggtatggtatggtatggtatcaAAGTTCTCTATGTAAAATGCAACTAGccaatgaaaatgacaaaacaaatcaataaaattgataagAGTAAATGACCTATTTTTTGCCTACATATCAGTGGCATTTTATAACCAGACCTGTAATGTTCTTTCACAACTAGTTGATCTATGCGGTTTCTTGTTTAGGTATTAaacagaaaagctaaaaaatattatttaacataagacatttaaagaca
Coding sequences within:
- the LOC103477702 gene encoding uncharacterized protein LOC103477702 isoform X2 encodes the protein MAFLLWLLLAVPAHVTDAQLGPKRSRLMLTEASHLHPVTSGPQPGAGPEPGDRATAFQVPTLDGKFSYQPHDGAVNESLVIHAFTNKSGFLECLWSSESSLKSLVEGLPNRTQVLFLSLDDSAVSDALWMREQLHRAAANRKEVLTQLHFSPVPVFALGNWIPHVLYYWGCLGHSCGLSQAVFTSDGWTMPIIVKRLDARYDWLMGHWSPKTYHLADAGDGCEPSPSLGGAVAWVSEGNCSFFNKVRNMAKSNASGVLVYSLPGNPIQDMNCEGQECFFPLAIPAAMVHQESSVAQALRSGKLVNVSFQTTPSPNFFISIDQQGALAETGWFLYPSFSFINWQAQWFEFAAGLQNKIQSPAKIIPVFDKVTMQGDKGAEATVELPADVWDFDTLELDASLSCPGRRDSSCAEWDHTVQLFVCCDQLSPYCNTELGRWITAFRRGTGHWLTDVSPLIPVLDSSKCTFTMKTVPWAMPWVASLNLRFSASNRTGEDVAKFHPFKVTPLFSGGTFDKDYNKRYQPTKILIPSSTKKVELYAVITGHGSDENGCGEFCVTSHHFLINGVHNNTHTFDTAGTALGCTMRVKDGAVPNEHGTWLYGRGGWCDGLQVDPWRVDVTKQLNMSDFESNTIVYFGWFNGQDPNPAQKPGYIIMSSFLIFYK
- the LOC103477702 gene encoding uncharacterized protein LOC103477702 isoform X1, giving the protein MAFLLWLLLAVPAHVTDAQLGPKRSRLMLTEASHLHPVTSGPQPGAGPEPGDRATAFQVPTLDGKFSYQPHDGAVNESLVIHAFTNKSGFLECLWSSESSLKSLVEGLPNRTQVLFLSLDDSAVSDALWMREQLHRAAANSRKEVLTQLHFSPVPVFALGNWIPHVLYYWGCLGHSCGLSQAVFTSDGWTMPIIVKRLDARYDWLMGHWSPKTYHLADAGDGCEPSPSLGGAVAWVSEGNCSFFNKVRNMAKSNASGVLVYSLPGNPIQDMNCEGQECFFPLAIPAAMVHQESSVAQALRSGKLVNVSFQTTPSPNFFISIDQQGALAETGWFLYPSFSFINWQAQWFEFAAGLQNKIQSPAKIIPVFDKVTMQGDKGAEATVELPADVWDFDTLELDASLSCPGRRDSSCAEWDHTVQLFVCCDQLSPYCNTELGRWITAFRRGTGHWLTDVSPLIPVLDSSKCTFTMKTVPWAMPWVASLNLRFSASNRTGEDVAKFHPFKVTPLFSGGTFDKDYNKRYQPTKILIPSSTKKVELYAVITGHGSDENGCGEFCVTSHHFLINGVHNNTHTFDTAGTALGCTMRVKDGAVPNEHGTWLYGRGGWCDGLQVDPWRVDVTKQLNMSDFESNTIVYFGWFNGQDPNPAQKPGYIIMSSFLIFYK